Genomic window (Megamonas funiformis):
TTGAGCTACACGTTTCACAGCTTCCTCACACTGTGCAGAATAAATACCACCATTTTCTATTACATAAGATTTTACTGCATCAGCAGCACCTTTTCTAATTTCATGTCCATCATAATTTACACCACTCATTCTAGTTTTAGCAGTGAACGGTATAAATTCCATATGATTTTCCTCAATATTTCTACCACGAATGCCAAATTTTTCTTTAGCCAAAATTACAATACTACGACCTTCAGGTGTTTCATCTGCTAAAGAAGATAATTGAGCTGCATTTGCCAAAGTTTTTTCATCAATTCCATCTACAGGAATAAATTCAGAAGCTTGACGATTTCCAAGTGTTATTGTGCCTGTTTTATCAAGCATTAAAATATCAACATCACCAGCAGCTTCAATAGCACGACCGCTCATTGCTAATACATTAGCTTGATTTAATCTACTCATACCAGCTATACCAATAGCTGAAAGCAAAGCACCAATTGTCGTAGGAGCTAAACACACAAGTAAAGCGACTAAAGTTGTTATTGAAGAAGGATTTTCCATACCTACTTGTTTAGCAGAAAAATCAGAGTAAGTATATAAAGACATTGTTACTAAAATGAAAATAATAGAAAGAGCTATTAAAAAAATCTGCAAAGCCATTTCATTTGGAGTTTTCTTTCTCGCAGCGCCTTCAACCATAGAAATCATTTTGTCCAAGAAAGATTCGCCACTATCACAAGTAACACGAACTACAAGCCAATCAGAAGTAACAGTCGTACCACCTGTTACAGCACTACGGTCGCCACCACTTTCTCTAATAACTGGAGCAGATTCACCTGTTATTGCTGATTCATCAACAGATGCTGCCCCTTCAATTACTTCACCATCAGCAGGAATTTGTCGACCTGCTTTAACAATAACAATGTCTCCTTTTTTTAATGAAGAAGATACTACTACCTCATAATTTTCTTTATTATTTACATCATGAAGTTTATACGCTTCTACATCTTTTTTAGCTGCACGAAGTGCATCAGCTTGTGCCTTGCCCCTGCCTTCAGCAATAGCTTCAGCAAAATTAGCAAAAATACAAGTTAACCATAAAATTATAGCAATTGCTAAAGTATAACCAGATGAAACATCTTGTACACCACTAAGTGATGCTACCCAAAGTAAAGAAGTCAAAATTGCTGAAATATATACTAATAACATTACAGGGTTTTCAGCTTGCACTTTTGGACTTAATTTTACAAATGAATCTTTAATAGCTCTTACAACCATTTGATTATCACTGAGAGCTGATTTAGTTTTTATCATTATTTTTAGCACTCCCCTTATGAAATCATGCTGAAATATTCAGCAATAGGTCCCAAAGATAACGCTGGGAAAAAGTTTAGCGCACCTACTAAAATTACAATAAATATCAACAAGAACACAAACATTGCATTACTTGTAGATAAAGTACCTGCGGTAACTGCCACTTTTTTCTTCTGTACTAAACTACCTGCTATAGCTAAAATACCAACAATAGGTAATAAACGTGCAAAAATCATAGTTAAACCAATACTAGTATTTAAAAATGGTGTATTCGCATTAAAGCCAGCAAATGCAGAACCATTATTGCCACCAGCAGAAGAATAAGCATATAACATTTCAGAAAAACCATGAGCTCCTACATTATTTAAACTGTCTGCTACACTAGGCACTATAGCTGCAATGCCACTTGCTACTAAAATACCAATTGGTGTTGCCAAACATACAAGTACAGCCCATTTCATTTCAAATGGTTCTATTTTTTTACAGAGATATTCTGGTGTACGACCAACCATTAACCCAGCAATGAATACTGTTAATATGGCAAACGCTAACATACCATATAAACCACAACCAACACCGCCAAAAATAACTTCTCCTAATTGCATTTGAAGCATTGTAACTAAACCGCCAAGAGGTGTATAACTATCATGCATAGAGTTTACTGAACCATTTGATGCAGCTGTTGTATAAGCTGCCCAAGTAGAAGATTGAACTATACCAAAACGAGCTTCTTTACCTTCCATATTTCCTCCAGCTTGATAATCCGTACTAACAATATCTACAGCACCATTTTGAGCAAGCTGTGGTGTACCGTTCTGTTCATTTATCGCTATTACTGATAAAAATGCTATCAACATAATATACATAGCTGTAAAAATAGCAATGCCTTGTTTTTTATCTCTTATATTACGACCAAATGTAAAACATAATCCTGCTGGAATTAATAATAAAGCAGTGCATTCTATCATATTTGTAAGTGAATTAGGGTTTTCTAATGGATGCGCAGAATTTACACCAAAGAAACCTCCACCATTTGTACCTAACTGTTTAATAGCAATCTGACTTGCACCAGGTCCCATTGGCACAAATTGTTTTGTAACAATTGTCGCATCTTCTACTTTTTCGCCATCAACAAATACTACATTATTATTTCTATCAATCGTTGCATTTTCAATAATATTCCCCTCACTATCTACAGCAATAGGTTCAACTAATTGTACTTCTTGTCCTGGAGATAAATTCTGTACTACACCTTGAGAAGCTAAAGCCATAGTAACTACTACACTTAATGGTAATAAAATATAAATTATAGAACGTGTTAAATCCACCCAAAAATTACCAATAGTTTTTGATTTTGCTCTAACAAATGCACGGATTAAAGCGAATAAAACTGCTATACCAGTTGCTGCTGAAACAAAGTTTTGCGTAGTAAGTCCCATAAATTGAGAAAAATAACTTAATTGTGCTTCACCACTATATGCTTGCCAGTTTGTATTTGTAGCGAAACTTGCTGCTGTATTAAAAGATAAGTGCCAACTCATAGCATCAATATTCTGTGGATTAAATGGCAATTTATCCTGAAAACATTGAAAAATATATAAAAAACCTAAACCAATAAAGAAAAACCATATTACAGATGATAAATATGTTTTCCAAGTCATTTCTTCATCTTTTTTTACACCTATAATTTTATAAATAAGATTTTCAATCGGTGATAATATTTTAGACAAAAATACATGCTCTCCATTCATTACTTTTGCCATATAAGTACCTAATGGAATAGAAAAAATAACAAGTACAATTAAAAATACAAGATATTGTATGATGATATCTGCACTCATTATTGTTCATCTCCCTTCATAAGTATGTAAAAATAATAGATAAGCAACAATATAGCGACTACGCCACTTATCCAAATCCAAATTTCCATTTTTATTCCTCCTTGCATTTTTATATCTTACTATAGGAAAAATAAAAATAGTGTTATGAAATATAGCTACTATATTAAGATTGTATTAAGATAAAAAAACTGCACTTTAAAGGCTTTTTACCTTTAAAGTGCAGTTTTAAATAAAAATTATTTTTTTAGAATTTAAATGTTACATTCGCAAGCCATTTATTAGCTGTTGTGGAATCACTATCTTGATATTCATAGCTGATACCATAAGCAATTTTATCACTTTCTGCTTCAACACCTAATTTATCTAGTAATTATCTTTAATTTGCCAATAAAAAAATAGTAGATACATTTGTACTTGCTATTTTTATTTAGACTATATTTAAATATTTTCCAAGTTTTTCTGTTTAGTTTCTACACCTAAAGCAAATACTGCTACAGCAATAATGATAAATACACTAGCAAACATATAGAAAACAGTATGCATATCTCTTCCAGCTTCTATCATCATACCTACAACAAATGGAGCAGCCATACCACCGATACGACCGACACCTGCTGCCCAACCACTGCCCATAGCACGGATAGCTGTCGGATAAAGTTCTGGTGTATAAGTATAAACAACACCCCATGCACCAAGATTGAAGAAGGACATCACACAGCCCCAGAAGATAATCAATTCTGCACTTTGAGCTTGTCCGAAGAAATAACTTGCTACACCACTCATACATAAGAATAAAGATAATGTATATTTTCTGCCTAATTTATCCACGAGCCATGCTGCACAGAAATATCCAGGAAGCTGAGCAAAGGTAATTAAAAGCACATATTCAAAAGTTTTTACAAAGGCAAAACCTTGCTGATAAACGATAGCAGGAAGCCATGTGAAAATTCCATAATAACTATAAACGATACCAAACCATACAATCCAAAGCATGATTGTTCTTGTTAAATATTTACCAGACCATAAATCTTTTAATTTTGGTTTTTCTGTAGGTGTATCATCAGTTGTTACTTTTAAATCGCCTTTATATTTAACACCAAGACGCATTTCCAAATCATCTACGATTTTTTGAGCTTCTTCTACTTTGCCTTTAGATAATAAATATCTTACAGATTCAGGCATATGCAAACGAATGAAAAATACATAGATAGCAGGTAAAGCACCAATGATAAAAGCATAATGCCAACCATAAACAGGAATGAATAAGTAAGCGATACAAGCAGCTGCTATCCAGCCTACACCCCAAAAACTTTCTAATAAGACGATAAATCTACCGCGTAAATTAGTTGGTGCATATTCAGACATAAGTGTCGCCGCTACTGGAAGTTCACCGCCTAGACCAAAACCAACGAAGAAGCGGAAAATCAACAAGGATTCATAACTCCATGAAACTGCACAAAGTCCTGTGGCTATACTATATAAAATTACTGTTGCAGAAAATACAGCTTTACGACCGAATTTATCAGCGATAGAGCCTGCGATTACTGCCCCTATTGCCATACCAACAAGACCGATAGAGCCGATAGCCCCCATCTGTCCAGCGGACAAGCCCCATTCTTTACCAAGTACAGGTAATACGAAGGCGATAAGCCCTGTATCCATAGCATCAAATAACCAACCAAGACCTGTGATAACTAATAATTTATAATGGAAACTACCTACTGGCAAAGCTTCCAATCTTTGTAATAACATTATTTACACTCCTTAATTTATAATCAAATTCTATGCAAATGTTTTAACGATAAATCTAAAATTGGTGCTGAATGAGTCAATGCACCGCTAGAAATG
Coding sequences:
- the kdpB gene encoding potassium-transporting ATPase subunit KdpB, coding for MIKTKSALSDNQMVVRAIKDSFVKLSPKVQAENPVMLLVYISAILTSLLWVASLSGVQDVSSGYTLAIAIILWLTCIFANFAEAIAEGRGKAQADALRAAKKDVEAYKLHDVNNKENYEVVVSSSLKKGDIVIVKAGRQIPADGEVIEGAASVDESAITGESAPVIRESGGDRSAVTGGTTVTSDWLVVRVTCDSGESFLDKMISMVEGAARKKTPNEMALQIFLIALSIIFILVTMSLYTYSDFSAKQVGMENPSSITTLVALLVCLAPTTIGALLSAIGIAGMSRLNQANVLAMSGRAIEAAGDVDILMLDKTGTITLGNRQASEFIPVDGIDEKTLANAAQLSSLADETPEGRSIVILAKEKFGIRGRNIEENHMEFIPFTAKTRMSGVNYDGHEIRKGAADAVKSYVIENGGIYSAQCEEAVKRVAQIGGTPLVVAQDYKILGVINLKDIVKDGVAEKFADLRKMGIKTIMITGDNPLTAAAIAAEAGVDDFLAEATPEGKLAMIRDFQAKGHLVAMTGDGTNDAPALAQADVAVAMNTGTQAAKEAGNMVDLDSSPTKLIEVVRIGKQLLMTRGSLTTFSIANDLAKYFAIIPSLFLSLYPGLSALNIMNLHSPQSAVLSAIIYNALIIVALIPLALKGVKYREVPAGELLKRNLLIYGLGGIIVPFICIKIIDVILVGLGLV
- the kdpA gene encoding potassium-transporting ATPase subunit KdpA, encoding MSADIIIQYLVFLIVLVIFSIPLGTYMAKVMNGEHVFLSKILSPIENLIYKIIGVKKDEEMTWKTYLSSVIWFFFIGLGFLYIFQCFQDKLPFNPQNIDAMSWHLSFNTAASFATNTNWQAYSGEAQLSYFSQFMGLTTQNFVSAATGIAVLFALIRAFVRAKSKTIGNFWVDLTRSIIYILLPLSVVVTMALASQGVVQNLSPGQEVQLVEPIAVDSEGNIIENATIDRNNNVVFVDGEKVEDATIVTKQFVPMGPGASQIAIKQLGTNGGGFFGVNSAHPLENPNSLTNMIECTALLLIPAGLCFTFGRNIRDKKQGIAIFTAMYIMLIAFLSVIAINEQNGTPQLAQNGAVDIVSTDYQAGGNMEGKEARFGIVQSSTWAAYTTAASNGSVNSMHDSYTPLGGLVTMLQMQLGEVIFGGVGCGLYGMLAFAILTVFIAGLMVGRTPEYLCKKIEPFEMKWAVLVCLATPIGILVASGIAAIVPSVADSLNNVGAHGFSEMLYAYSSAGGNNGSAFAGFNANTPFLNTSIGLTMIFARLLPIVGILAIAGSLVQKKKVAVTAGTLSTSNAMFVFLLIFIVILVGALNFFPALSLGPIAEYFSMIS
- a CDS encoding MFS transporter; the encoded protein is MLLQRLEALPVGSFHYKLLVITGLGWLFDAMDTGLIAFVLPVLGKEWGLSAGQMGAIGSIGLVGMAIGAVIAGSIADKFGRKAVFSATVILYSIATGLCAVSWSYESLLIFRFFVGFGLGGELPVAATLMSEYAPTNLRGRFIVLLESFWGVGWIAAACIAYLFIPVYGWHYAFIIGALPAIYVFFIRLHMPESVRYLLSKGKVEEAQKIVDDLEMRLGVKYKGDLKVTTDDTPTEKPKLKDLWSGKYLTRTIMLWIVWFGIVYSYYGIFTWLPAIVYQQGFAFVKTFEYVLLITFAQLPGYFCAAWLVDKLGRKYTLSLFLCMSGVASYFFGQAQSAELIIFWGCVMSFFNLGAWGVVYTYTPELYPTAIRAMGSGWAAGVGRIGGMAAPFVVGMMIEAGRDMHTVFYMFASVFIIIAVAVFALGVETKQKNLENI